A segment of the Capricornis sumatraensis isolate serow.1 chromosome 8, serow.2, whole genome shotgun sequence genome:
CGTCAAGGATGCAACATTTATGGATTGCTGCATGattcttaaaaatgaataaaactgttGACAAGGGAAGGAGAGCCGTTAACTGCGCAGCTGGCTTATTTGTGAAAGTTTCTGTCTCACTTTCTCTAAcactctatttatttaatttttcttcaagaCAAGCTGTATATGAAGGAGTGAACTAGGACAAGGGATAGGGAAAGACATGTTTCTGGATGGGAGTTGACTGTGTGCTGGCCTGGTCACAGCTCCTGTGCAAAGGCGTGATAACAAGCCCTCCCCCTAACCgacccccaaccccccgcccttAAACCGGAGAACTTCCAACTGCAGCTGCTCAATAATTGAAGAGCAGGAAAGCTGGTGActggagggaggctgggagaaGGGAGCAGAACGGACTACAGTCCGCTGTTGGTCCTCATCACTTAAAGGCCGGTGAAATTAACGGAGCAAATGATCCTGGTAGGAGAATTTGGCAAAGGCATGGCTTTTCTGGGTACCACTCACTGGCTCAGCTTCCTCGGCTCtctggaagggagggagaggcaCTTCCGAAGAAGCTCCTGGGATGTCCACTTCTGGGAATCTTGCTGAGGATGGGGCTGGGAGGGAGCGCTTACCAGGAAGCATGATTACCCTACCCGCCATGGGGGTGTCTGCGGACCTAAGCGGCAGGTGGCATCGAGAGTCAGACCTGCCTGCGGGCACCACTCGACAATCAGGGTTGGGAGACCGGGATAGGCCGCAGAAACGTGCGGAAGTGCCACTCACAacccagagaggaaaggaaaacccCAAGCACGCGATCCCCGAGTCTAAGCCGCTCCCAGTCTTGGCCTCCGCGCCCCAGGCTGCGTCCCAGGAGCCGTCTACACCTCGGAGCAGCCCAGacgggaaggtgggaggggggcagggtAGGGCAGGAGTGAGGTTCCCGCAGCGGACGGCCTACCCGGGGCGCCCGGGGCCTCGGCTGGAGCGCCGAGGCGCGCGCTTCTCCGAACCCTGCGCGGGGCCCTTGCGCGGGAATGTTTGGAGCCGGGACCGGGTGGCGGGTAGGGGGCTGCGTGGCGCGGGAGAAGGCGGCAGGAGGAGGGAGTTCGAAGAGAGTTACCGCCGGAGAGAGTGTTAAGAACCCGCGGTCCCCTTGGAGACACACTGACCAATGGCAGAAGCGGAAGCTGTTTATAGGGGCGGAGCGTCGCCATGGCAGCAGGAGAAGCCTTCGGAGCTGCTACTTAATGCCGGTCCCCCGGCCTCTGGCGTTCAGAGAGGCGCCGTCGGGCGTAGGGGCGACAAGGACTGCTGGCTGGGCCAtcgagctgggggtggggtgtcagAGAGCCGCAGGGGGTGGGAGGAACTTCTTCCAGAACATTCCTTTGGCCCGTGCTGCGCTCTGAGCCAGGTAAGGGACGGGGTGGTCTGCCGGCCGCGGAAAGGGAGGGCGTCGGTAGCAGCCCGCTCTCCCATCCTTCCCCGACGGAAGTGGCGGGCCCGAGGGACGACATCAGAGAAGTTTGGGGGACACTCACTTCCCGCGCCCCTATAACTCTCTAtcctatttccttccttccttccccttgctCCCTCATCCTAATAGCCCTTTTCAAACATACTGCCCTCCTGGGCTCCCTCGCCCCATTTCCATTTGttatggagggaggggaggggggttgatTTCCCACTCTtggggagaagagaatggcctCGGATGTCCCTTACACTCTTCCCTCGTTTGGCTAATTAAGTCTCCTCTAAAACATCAAAGAGGAAGCGCCAGGCGGACCCTGCGGAGATTGGACCACGGGGCACAGCTTCTGTTTCCCAGACCAAGGCAGTAAAAGATCCTCCCCAGCTGCGGGGACGATTTTAGAGGAGGCCCCCGCTCCTTGCGCACACTCTCTCGTCGAGGGTGGGGGAAGAGGGCTCAGTTCCCGCTACGGTCCCTGCAGGCACCTCATTCAATTCGGAGGTCGCGGGATGGAAGCGCTCTTCCGGGAGACTGTGTAACTCGAGCCGCGGGCGTCAGCGGGCCAGAGAGCTCGGCCGGCCACCCTCGGCTCGGCTCGTGGATGTTGACCGCCCCCTCGGAGAGTCCCCGCAGATATGGCGGAGAGCTGGCTACGCCTCTCGGGGGTAGGGGCGGCGGAGGAGCCCGGGCCGGAGGGCGGCCTGGAGGAGCCCGACGCTCTGGATGACAGCCTGACCAGCCTGCAGTGGCTGCAGGAATTCTCTATTCTCAACGCCAAGGCTCCCGCCCTGCCCTCAGGGGGCACCGACCCCCACGGCTACCACCAGGTGCCAGGCTCGGCCGCGCCGGGGTCTCCCCTGGCGGCCGACCCCGCCTGCCTGGGGCAGCCGCACACACCCGGCAAGCCCACGTCGTCGTGCACGTCGCGGAGCGCGCCCCCGGGGCTGCAGGCCCCGCCTCCCGACGACGTGGACTACGCCACCAACCCGCACGTGAAGCCGCCCTACTCATACGCCACGCTCATCTGCATGGCCATGCAAGCCAGCAAGGCCACCAAGATCACCCTGTCGGCTATCTACAAGTGGATCACGGACAACTTCTGCTACTTCCGCCACGCTGATCCCACTTGGCAGGTAGGGAGGCCCTCCAGCCCGGCCCACGCTCTCGCAGGCTGGACTCGCATCGCGGATCTAGATCCGCAGGCGCCGTCAAGCCAGGGCCCGAGGGAGGAAGGCCGTCGAGGAAGGACCTCTAGGGAGCCCAGTGCTTGGAACTGCCCCCACTGTGActtcagagaggaaggagggcGGATGTTCACAGGGCTTTAGGGGTGTTGAATTTGAGGTTCAAGTGGAAAGAACTTGTCACCCATCCAGCAGGCCCAGTCCAAAGACCAGGGCTAAACTATGTGTGGACGCTGGCCCCCTAGAGGGAGGTTGATGGACTGAGGGACACATTTTTGTCCCAAGTCCTAGAATTCCTAGACACGACCCTGCTCCAGGCCAGTTTGTCAGGGCCGGACTGGAATGGGAAACAGGCTCTTCATCCTGCCTGGTTTCTGTTGGCTGGAGGAGCACGGGGAGGCGAGAGGGGTTGTGCTCTGGGGTGTGAAGGCCAGCTGTGCCCCCATGGAAGGGCTGTGGGGCCTTCCTAAAGCTGttgtcccagcccccaccccaaaccctCCCCGGTTTCCTGccaccactcccctccccacacttCTCATCAACCTCCCTAGGGGGACAATTACCTGAGCCAGGTGCTTTCCACAGGGGCTGTGCCTCCCACACTGGCTTCATGTTCCAGGTCTCCAGAACCTGGCACAGAGCAGCCAAGGGGCCCAGGCCGCCGTGTAAACATCCCAGTCTTGCCAGGGGGCACTACCCACCTGCCAGCCCCACCGTCCAACCCCCAGATCCCTGTTCCCCAGCGTGGTTGGGACTCTGCACCCAGGCATGAACTAAGCAGGGTTGTGATGGGAGGCTGGGCACACTTTGCCGCGAGCATATTTGACCATCAGCATCTTCGATCATCTGCTTCTTGGAGACAGAGACCCAGGATGCGCAGATCACTCCCTGTGTCACAGGCCGCAGGATCACAGTTCCAAGCTGTTCCACATTTGCCTGGGCTCTGACCCGGGGGCAGTACCATTTGTAACCTTAGTGAAAAACCAGAGACCCCCGCCACCCGACCCCAAGCCTGAGAGGCCCCAGGAATGAGTGCTATGCCCTTGGCCCTCTTGGCCGGGTAATAATCAACCGAGGCCTCAGAGCCTGGaatgggaggagagggggtgTTGGGGGTGGCGGGGGAGTGAGGGCCCAGGCTAGCGGCCGGCTCTACAAACAAGGAAAATCATCAGAttccaccccccccacacacacacacatacacacactcacacccactcACTCACTTCACAAACAGAGAAGGCCAGCCAGGCCCAGGCAGAGAGAGATGGCCGTCCAGGCCCTGGGGGAGCCGAGGCCTTTGGCCAGAGGCCGCAAgcggcaggggaggggagggagggcaggacaGGGTGGCACTGAGAGCCATCCTGCGGCTCAGGGCTCGGATGACTGAGCAGGCAGATATCCTGGCAACAGGGAACAAAAGCCCCCGACAGCACTCCCGGCTCCCGGTGCCCCGTGGCTGGTGTCCCAAAGCCTCCTGGTCTGAGCAGCGCCTCTGCCgccctccatccctcccagcGGCCCCCATTGGAGAGAAGCTGGTGGGGGGGACTGGCACTGGGTGGCCCCCATCTTCGACCCTGCCCACTCACCcaccctcctcttctctctccctgtgtCCAGAATTCCATCCGCCACAACTTGTCCCTGAACAAGTGCTTCATCAAGGTGCCTCGGGAGAAGGACGAGCCTGGCAAGGGGGGCTTCTGGCGCATCGACCCCCAGTATGCAGAGCGGCTGCTGAGCGGGGCCTTCAAGAAGCGGCGGCTGCCCCCGGTCCACATCCACCCAGCCTTCGCCCGCCAGGCCGCACAAGAGCCCAGCGCCGCCCCATGGGCCGGGCCGCTGACCGTGAACACCGAGGCCCAACAGCTGCTGCGGGAGTTCGAGGAGGCCACTGGGGAGGCGGGCTGGGGCGCAGGCGAGGGCAGGCTCGGGCATAAGCGTAAACAGCCGCTGCCCAAGCGGGTGGCCAAGGTCCCTCGGCCCCCCAGCACCCTGCTGCTCACCCAGGAGGAGCAGGGCGAGCTGGAACCCCTCAAGGGCAACTTTGACTGGGAGGCCATCTTCGACGCTGGCACTCTGGGCGGGGAGCTGGGCTCGCTGGAGACCCTGGAGCTGAGCCCGCCACTGAGCCCCGCCTCACACGGGGACGTGGACCTCACCGTCCACGGCCACCACATCGACTGCCCAGCCACCTGGGGGGCTTCAGTGGAGCAGGCTGCCGACAGCCTGGACTTCGACGAGACCTTCCTGGCCACGTCCTTCCTGCAGCACCCTTGGGACGAGAGCGGCAGTAGCTGCCTCCCCCCGGAGCCCCTCTTTGAGGCCGGAGATGCCACCCTGGCCACTGACCTGCACGACTGGGCCAGCGTGGGTGCCTTCTTGTAAGAAAccaggccctgcccctccccctccggACAGCGCCCACGTCTGGGCCCAGACTGCCCCCTAGTGCAGGCCTATGGAAACCCTACTGCCcaggcaggggctgggccagGTCTCCCAAGGCTGACCCCACAAGGACACAGGGCTCCCAGCGCAGGCCGTCCTCAGATTCCAGCCCAGGAGGCTGAGAACTGGGACCTAGGACCAGAATTGCTGCCtgccctccccaaccccccatACACACAGTGTTTCATTGATCCACTTCTTCCCGGCCCCAGGGACACACTCGGGCCCCTTCACTTTGAGAGCTGCAGCTTGGAGGGTCCCTGCCCAAGCTGGAAGCCACAGTACAGGGTCTGCCCCAGAGCATcttagcctcaagacttctccctctccagctctcctccccaggtctCTATCCAGAGAAAGTTCCCAGGTACAACAAATGCTAATTAGGTGACTGCAAATTAACCCCCTAGAGGCCTCTCCCGGCCAAGCTTCCCTGGGGCCGGCCGGCAGTACGTGGGGCGGAGCTGGGGAAGGGGGGCAAAGAGAGGAGACTGAACCGAGATCCGGGTGCTGGGTGGAGCCAGGAGATTTTCTAAGGCCCCTGGGGTCTTCTGGCCCCATCTCTAGAGGTATAAATCCCTAATCTTTGAGCCCAACTTGAGGCTGAGAGCAGTGGGGAGTTGGGTTTCTGCGGGGTTGGGGACAGGAGCAGCCAAGCTGCAGAGGGAAGAGGGGACAGAAAGACTAATGTAGTAAGTGTAGCTATAGCTGAGGCTTAACCGGGAGGGACGACGCGGTGCTTGCTAGAACCACTGGGACCAGGAAACCGGGGATCGCCCCACGCCCCCTGCCTGTGCTTGTGCAGGGGAGTGCCTTGCTCCACCCTGAGCCCCTTAGGCTGTGTCCCACATCCACCCTCCTGCCCCGTGAGGCAACTTAACTTTTTCATGAAAAGTTATTTacagtaaaacatttttaaaaataaagcttttaaaaaattttaaatggaccTGCTTGCAAATTTGTTTGGGGGAAAGTGGGGGCCAGTATTTGGGGGGGCTTCACTGCCAAGGGGGAATGGCTGGGAGGAAGACAGGGTGGGTACCAAAGGCCTGCAGAGTGCCAGCTGATGCCCTCCTCATGACCTCTGTGTCCccagagacaaggactgagaggcagccctgggggtgggggggggtcccCTGCAGCCAGGCCTTAGCGCCTCTATCTGTGCAGTGCAGAGACAGCACCTATAGTCCCCAGCGGGagggcagcaaaagagaaacagcccCCTCCCTGGCCCGGGGGACTGACAAAGGCCCAGCTTGCCCAGGGCTTGGTTCACGTCCCCCAACTCCCCCACCATGAGGGCCTGCCCAGGCTCGCCTGCGGTCCTTGCCTGGGCCTGTCTCCAGCTCCTCCCTTCCTCGGTCCCTTTCTGTAGGGACAGGGTGTGAGGTCAGAGGGCCCCAGCGCCAGGGCCCCTACTCCCCACCCTGGGGTGCAATCACCCCACCTGGCACCTTCCCTCCAATGCAGACTGGGGGTGAGGAAGGCCACCAGGAAAGATGACAGGGTGCCTAGACCCTACTCTCCCACCATCAGGTTCCACCCTGTGAGGAACCAACCTAGCAGAGttctgatggggaaactgaggcacaggaaatGGGTGACACTCAGCAGACACCTTTCAACCCCCTCGCCCCAGCTTTGCCTGGAACCCATcactccccaccccaggcccccacCTAGCCCTACCAGCACAGCCCCTTCCCCCAGCAcgtgtgagcacacacacacacacacagaggcaggcaCAAACAGAGGCACTGTCCCACACAATCCTGCCCAGCCTCCACGGACCCCTTTTTCCCGAAGCCCCTTTCTTTCCCTGCACTCAAGGCTGGCTCCTGGCCAACCTGGCATTCCCCGGTTAACTTGCTGCTTTCACTTGCTAATTATTCCAAATATTTCAGGAGGGCACGCACACTGCGAGGCCAGCAGGCTGGGCCCTTACTGAGCTCGGGAGCCAGCCCACTCTCTTCCCACAGCTTGCTGAGGAGGCTGCCCGTCTTCCCTCTTGAGACACCACCCTGCCAACAGCAGtggctccctccctctccccaccacccaccaGCCTTCCTCCCCACGTTCCCCAGCACTAAGGGAACATGGGGGCTCCAGGCTCTCCACCGGTCCCCAGGATCAGCCTCCAACCCCGCCAAAGGGGGTACACCCTGGGTTGACAGAGGGGGCCTGTCACTGTCCTTCCTCCTCACCCTCTGCCTGGGCCCCTCCTGGGGGAAGTGGGGCAAGGTCAGGGTGCAGGTGAGGAAAGGCTGAAGGAACCTCTGGCTGCCAGGAAGAACCACCAGGAAGAGCCACCAGAGTTGAAAATCCCCGTACCTGGGACTAGTGCCTCTGgcgaggcggggcggggaggtgCGGTGGGGAGCAGCAGGCATCGGTACTTCTAAGGGTCCAGAGACACTTTCTAGGAGCAGCCAAAGCTGAGAGGGGGGCTGTGAAGTCGGCCAAACACAGGGCTTCATTGTACTGATGGGGGAGGAAAGCGTGAAGGGTGGGAAGCGTGAGTATCAGATCTTGTCCCTCCTATTCATTCCTGCCCTGACCCTTAGCTGggtggctttttaaaaagagatgttcagggacttccctggtggtccagtgtctatgactctatgctcccaaagcagggggcctaggttcgatccctggtcagggaactagaccccacatgccacagataGACcaggtgcagtcaaataaataaaaatattttttaaattaaaaaaataaaaatgacattcgTTTACTTCAGATTTATTTGTAGGTTCAGTGTAATCCCAATCAAAATATATTTGCACCATTGACTAAGTTGCAGACAGGACGTTCCATTAGTACTAAATACTTTAGTGTGTATTTCCTTAGAACAAGCACACGCTTTCATGATAACCCTAGCACCATCGTCACAATCAGGAAATTGACATTGACTTGGTAATCACATCTTGTTGGCCTGGTAATGCTCCTCTCCATCCCAGCATCTCAGTCCAGGACCCCACATCGCACTGAGTTGTCCTTTCTCTTTTGAGCTGTGTGGCTTTGAGCCCATGACCCAAGCTCCCTGAGCAGgtttctcatttcctttgatGTCTACttcttttttggttgtgctgagtcttcgttgctgcgtgggctttctctggctgtggtaagcaggggctactctctagctgtggtacgcgggcttctccttgcggtagcttctcttgtggaccgcaggctctaggcacgcgggcttcagtagtggcagctcccgggctctagggcacaggctcaattgtCATGGCACATGGGTTTAACTGctctttggcaggtgggttcctcctGAATTAGgcatcgaactcatgtctcctgccttggcaggcagatgctataccactgagcctccagagaagccaGGATCTCCACTTTTGAGGTAAGAAGGCCCTGAGCCACTTCATTCTCAGGTGTTGGGAACAGTCCCTTCTCAAAGCAAGAGGCCACCCCTCTGTCCCCTAACTTGCCACCTTTTCCCCATTCTCCCTTCCCCATGGATCCCCCAGCCAGGAAAGTGATGAAGCGGGAAAGGGCAGGAGCTCAGGCTTTGGGGgtcctcctcctctgtccagagcACATCCTGTTTCACAGGACCGGCCACTCCTGGCTCCCATGACTCTCGGGATGTCTGGAAAGCACCCCCAGGATGAGGTCCCATGCAGTCCTGGAGCAAATGGGTCAGGCCTCCTGCAGCGCGGGGCCCAGGGCAGGACACACTCTACTGCCATCACGCCTCCCCCACCTAGGTGTTCTTGGCACCCAGACCTGCAGAAGGAAGAGTGAgtggagggtgggaagggaggccTGGGAGGGCCAGTGGGGCCCAGTGGTCAGGAGTCAGGCGAGCTTCCGTCCCCATCCCTGGCTGAGGCCCAAAGGTAAACAGGTGTATTTGGACTCTCAGCAGGGGACAGGGGGCTGGCCCCGTGGGGCAGGCCTGGGCCTGTCAGAGGCAGGGATGTGGAGAGAAGCCTGCTTTAACAATGGGTGGCAGAGTGGCCCCGGGTCCTGCTGACACATTCTTGTGTGGTGAAGAGGGAAACATAGGTGGCAAGGGAGGGGGGGCAGCAGCACCGGGAGGGGGCTTTGGGAGGC
Coding sequences within it:
- the FOXJ1 gene encoding forkhead box protein J1 — translated: MAESWLRLSGVGAAEEPGPEGGLEEPDALDDSLTSLQWLQEFSILNAKAPALPSGGTDPHGYHQVPGSAAPGSPLAADPACLGQPHTPGKPTSSCTSRSAPPGLQAPPPDDVDYATNPHVKPPYSYATLICMAMQASKATKITLSAIYKWITDNFCYFRHADPTWQNSIRHNLSLNKCFIKVPREKDEPGKGGFWRIDPQYAERLLSGAFKKRRLPPVHIHPAFARQAAQEPSAAPWAGPLTVNTEAQQLLREFEEATGEAGWGAGEGRLGHKRKQPLPKRVAKVPRPPSTLLLTQEEQGELEPLKGNFDWEAIFDAGTLGGELGSLETLELSPPLSPASHGDVDLTVHGHHIDCPATWGASVEQAADSLDFDETFLATSFLQHPWDESGSSCLPPEPLFEAGDATLATDLHDWASVGAFL